From the genome of Cytobacillus firmus, one region includes:
- the leuD gene encoding 3-isopropylmalate dehydratase small subunit: MKSFTRFTGIVAPLDAANVDTDAIIPKQFLKSIERTGFGKFLFYEWRYGNDREKPDFILNREPYRNAPILLTRKNFGCGSSREHAPWAIAEYGIKVILAPSFADIFYNNCFKNGILPVVLPDQDIEFLFRKTREIPGYQIKVDLESQRIEDSFGYMSEFEIGSYRKDQLLQGLDEIGATLQSSQNIDSFESGHKIYYKLGVEIN; encoded by the coding sequence ATGAAATCTTTTACGAGATTTACAGGCATCGTTGCTCCGCTTGATGCGGCAAATGTTGACACAGATGCCATTATCCCGAAGCAATTTCTTAAAAGTATTGAAAGAACAGGGTTTGGCAAATTTCTTTTCTATGAATGGCGATATGGAAATGACAGGGAAAAGCCGGATTTCATTCTAAATCGCGAACCATACCGAAATGCGCCTATACTGCTGACCCGCAAAAATTTTGGATGTGGCTCATCCAGGGAGCATGCACCATGGGCGATTGCAGAATATGGAATAAAAGTAATCCTGGCTCCATCATTCGCAGATATTTTCTATAATAATTGTTTCAAAAATGGGATCCTGCCAGTCGTTTTGCCCGATCAGGATATAGAATTTCTTTTTCGGAAAACAAGAGAAATACCTGGCTATCAGATTAAAGTCGATTTAGAGAGTCAGAGAATAGAAGATTCTTTTGGATACATGTCAGAATTCGAGATAGGCTCCTATCGAAAAGATCAGCTGTTACAAGGATTGGATGAAATTGGAGCGACCCTTCAATCATCTCAAAATATAGACTCCTTTGAATCAGGACATAAGATTTACTACAAGCTGGGCGTCGAAATTAATTAA
- the leuC gene encoding 3-isopropylmalate dehydratase large subunit — MGRTLYEKIWDKHAVLEQQNQPSLLYIDLHLIHEVTSPQAFEGLRINNRRVRKPELTVATMDHSIPTTDRTLPFRDEIAKKQVDALEKNCSDFGIQLFDLNSSNQGIVHVIAPELGLTQPGMTIVCGDSHTSTHGAFGALAFGIGTSEVEHVLATQTLKQFKSKTLAINIHGQLPQGTTAKDLILSIIGKYGHDFATGYVVEYRGEAIRKLTMEERMTVCNMSIEMGARAGLIEPDSKTFAFLKGKQEVPEGNLWEEALEEWKQYYTDEDAKFDLTADFNAAEVIPQVTWGTNPGQVAGITETIPKLEDMSEDHVRPAKKALQYMGLEPGTPITEIGIDKVFIGSCTNSRIEDLRKAAKIANGFKVAEHVEALVVPGSQLVKIQAEAEGLDQIFIEAGFQWREAGCSMCLGMNEDLVLPEERCASTSNRNFEGRQGRNARTHLVSPVMAAAAAIAGRFTDVREWPVKERKEVSLK, encoded by the coding sequence ATGGGGCGGACTCTATATGAAAAAATTTGGGATAAACATGCAGTGCTTGAGCAGCAGAACCAGCCTTCCCTTTTGTACATTGATCTTCATTTAATTCATGAAGTCACATCCCCGCAGGCTTTTGAAGGCTTAAGAATCAATAATCGCAGAGTAAGAAAGCCTGAGCTGACGGTTGCGACCATGGACCACAGCATCCCAACAACAGATCGCACATTGCCATTCAGGGATGAAATCGCAAAGAAGCAAGTCGATGCATTAGAAAAAAACTGCAGTGATTTCGGCATACAGCTTTTTGACTTGAACAGCAGTAATCAGGGAATCGTACACGTCATTGCTCCTGAACTGGGATTAACCCAGCCAGGGATGACGATTGTATGCGGCGACAGTCATACCTCTACACATGGTGCGTTCGGAGCACTTGCCTTTGGCATCGGTACAAGTGAAGTTGAACATGTTCTTGCCACCCAGACATTAAAGCAATTTAAATCAAAAACTTTGGCAATAAATATACATGGACAATTGCCGCAGGGGACTACTGCCAAGGATCTGATTCTTTCAATCATTGGAAAATATGGACATGATTTTGCAACAGGATATGTGGTTGAATATCGCGGCGAAGCCATCCGGAAATTAACGATGGAAGAGCGCATGACCGTCTGTAATATGAGCATCGAAATGGGAGCGAGGGCTGGACTAATTGAGCCTGACAGCAAAACCTTTGCGTTCTTGAAAGGAAAACAGGAGGTTCCTGAAGGAAATCTATGGGAAGAAGCCCTTGAAGAGTGGAAGCAATATTATACAGATGAGGATGCAAAATTTGATTTGACCGCTGATTTTAATGCTGCTGAAGTCATCCCGCAGGTTACCTGGGGGACGAATCCAGGCCAGGTTGCCGGCATTACAGAAACTATCCCGAAACTTGAAGATATGTCTGAAGATCATGTGCGGCCTGCAAAAAAGGCACTGCAGTATATGGGTCTGGAACCGGGAACACCGATCACCGAAATAGGGATCGACAAAGTCTTTATCGGCTCCTGTACAAACAGCCGAATTGAAGATCTCCGCAAGGCTGCTAAAATCGCAAACGGTTTTAAAGTTGCGGAACATGTGGAAGCCTTGGTTGTTCCCGGTTCACAGCTAGTAAAAATTCAGGCAGAGGCTGAAGGGCTTGACCAGATTTTTATAGAGGCCGGTTTCCAATGGAGAGAAGCGGGCTGCAGCATGTGCCTGGGAATGAATGAGGATTTGGTTCTTCCGGAAGAGCGCTGTGCATCCACCTCAAACCGGAACTTTGAAGGCAGGCAGGGAAGGAATGCCAGGACCCATTTGGTCAGCCCGGTAATGGCAGCGGCTGCAGCGATTGCCGGGCGGTTTACAGATGTGAGGGAGTGGCCAGTTAAGGAAAGAAAGGAGGTCAGTTTAAAATGA
- a CDS encoding CaiB/BaiF CoA transferase family protein — translation MSEKQLPLQDIRVLELGTLLAGPFSGRLLGDFGAEIIKVEPPGKSDPMRNWGKSKDGVGLWWPIQSRNKKSITLNLREEEGQQVLRELVKEADVVIENFRPGTMEKWNLSYETLSEINPRLIMVRTSGYGQTGPYKHRAGFGSVGEAMGGLRNVTGFPDRPPSRIGVSIGDTLAALFATIGCLVALHERERSGKGQVVDTALYESVFSVMESIIPDYLLAGYIRERMGNILPGVAPSNIYFTKDKTYIVIGANADGVFSRLCEAMEQPELAKDPRFSTHHARGENMKLLDSMIEEWTKTLPAKEALKILEDKGVPSGLIYSAKDILEDPHYKERDMIIKVDHPQLGEFPMPGIVPKLSRTPGEVKHAGPEAMGKHNNDIYSGLLGFDEDRLEELKKKNII, via the coding sequence ATGTCAGAAAAACAGCTTCCACTGCAAGATATAAGAGTTCTTGAGCTTGGCACACTATTAGCTGGACCATTTTCAGGACGTCTTCTTGGGGACTTTGGTGCTGAAATCATCAAGGTTGAACCTCCAGGAAAATCAGATCCCATGAGAAACTGGGGAAAGTCAAAGGATGGAGTTGGGCTATGGTGGCCGATTCAATCGCGAAATAAAAAATCAATCACATTAAACCTGCGCGAAGAAGAAGGGCAGCAGGTTTTAAGAGAACTTGTTAAAGAAGCCGATGTTGTCATTGAGAATTTCCGCCCGGGCACAATGGAAAAATGGAATCTTTCCTACGAAACATTGTCGGAGATAAACCCCAGATTAATAATGGTCCGGACTTCCGGATATGGACAGACTGGGCCGTATAAGCATCGTGCCGGCTTCGGCAGTGTCGGCGAAGCAATGGGGGGGCTAAGAAATGTAACCGGTTTCCCTGACAGGCCGCCATCGCGAATAGGTGTATCCATTGGTGATACACTGGCAGCACTTTTTGCCACGATCGGCTGCCTGGTTGCTTTACATGAGAGGGAGCGTTCAGGAAAGGGGCAGGTAGTCGATACAGCCCTCTATGAATCTGTATTCTCTGTGATGGAAAGCATTATTCCGGATTATCTTCTAGCAGGATACATAAGGGAAAGGATGGGCAATATTCTGCCAGGTGTTGCGCCATCCAATATTTATTTTACAAAGGATAAAACATATATCGTGATCGGCGCCAATGCGGATGGAGTGTTCAGCAGATTATGTGAGGCAATGGAGCAGCCGGAATTGGCGAAGGACCCAAGATTTTCAACACATCATGCAAGAGGAGAGAACATGAAGCTTCTTGACTCCATGATCGAAGAATGGACTAAGACTCTCCCGGCTAAAGAAGCGCTAAAAATCCTTGAAGATAAAGGAGTGCCTTCAGGGCTCATCTATTCAGCTAAAGATATTCTGGAAGATCCCCATTATAAAGAACGGGACATGATCATCAAAGTTGATCATCCGCAGCTGGGGGAGTTTCCAATGCCTGGCATTGTTCCAAAATTAAGCAGGACACCAGGGGAAGTGAAGCATGCCGGCCCTGAAGCGATGGGCAAGCATAACAATGATATCTACTCAGGCCTCCTTGGTTTCGATGAAGATAGATTAGAAGAATTGAAGAAAAAAAATATCATTTAG
- a CDS encoding GntR family transcriptional regulator: MDAYEYIKDAIIEGKFVPGMRLAEESLAKKMNISRTPIREAIRQLEAEGLVIPLKRGVSVRHFTKDDIRQIYDLRTLLEGYAASQAAIHRTESDLLKMESANILYEEAISRHVESNMESLKDIVQVNQKFHEAIVAASKNEHIHFHISKVVVVPIVFRSFYWYNSFQLKQSLEVHKTILEAIKNREPERARIAMHEHIYQGRDHVLKHLEQIKNIHLLKEEGK; encoded by the coding sequence ATGGATGCATACGAATATATAAAAGATGCCATTATTGAAGGGAAATTTGTCCCTGGTATGCGGCTCGCTGAAGAGTCATTGGCTAAAAAGATGAATATTAGCCGCACTCCTATTAGAGAAGCAATTAGGCAGCTTGAAGCAGAAGGACTAGTTATTCCTTTAAAGCGCGGGGTCAGCGTAAGACATTTTACAAAAGATGATATTCGGCAAATTTATGACCTGCGCACCCTGCTCGAAGGATACGCTGCCAGCCAGGCGGCGATACATCGGACAGAAAGTGACCTTCTTAAAATGGAAAGTGCCAATATTTTATATGAAGAAGCAATTAGCCGGCATGTGGAATCCAATATGGAAAGCCTGAAAGATATTGTTCAGGTAAACCAGAAATTCCATGAAGCTATTGTCGCAGCTTCCAAAAATGAGCATATTCATTTCCACATTTCCAAGGTTGTCGTCGTTCCAATTGTGTTCCGGTCCTTCTATTGGTATAACAGCTTTCAGCTAAAGCAATCACTTGAGGTACATAAAACCATCCTGGAAGCGATCAAAAATCGGGAGCCTGAACGTGCCCGCATTGCGATGCACGAACATATTTACCAGGGCCGTGATCATGTTTTGAAGCATCTGGAGCAAATCAAAAACATTCATCTGCTGAAGGAGGAAGGAAAATGA
- a CDS encoding hydroxymethylglutaryl-CoA lyase codes for MIEICEVGPRDGLQNECKMVSTESKVELITRLLDSGIRNIEAVSFVNPKVVPQMADAEEVLKSLPKRNGVRYGGLVLSRSGLERALKTDVDFLHVVTTTSDSFNLRNAKRTVEQAVEELSQVIKDGASSGKGVSGVLGTSFGCPFEGEVPLENVLKAAERFLEAGCTEITLADTTGMANPVQVQKVAETFFDTFGMDLSLGLHFHNTRGLGLANVLAGYHAGVRRFDSSIAGLGGCPFAPKAVGNVCTEDMINMFHGMGADTGTDLPVVLETAKWMETVMERPLDGMLMKAGIA; via the coding sequence ATGATTGAAATTTGTGAAGTTGGCCCCCGGGATGGGTTACAGAACGAGTGCAAAATGGTCTCAACGGAATCCAAAGTTGAACTGATTACAAGATTACTTGATTCCGGCATCCGCAATATAGAAGCCGTCTCTTTTGTCAATCCGAAGGTTGTTCCTCAGATGGCCGATGCAGAAGAAGTTCTGAAATCACTGCCTAAAAGAAATGGGGTCCGCTATGGCGGCCTGGTTTTAAGCCGGTCAGGGCTTGAACGTGCACTTAAGACCGATGTGGATTTTCTTCATGTTGTAACCACGACAAGTGATTCGTTCAATTTACGGAATGCGAAAAGGACTGTTGAGCAGGCTGTTGAAGAACTTAGTCAGGTAATTAAAGACGGTGCCTCTTCAGGCAAAGGTGTATCTGGAGTATTGGGCACCTCATTTGGATGTCCGTTTGAAGGAGAAGTTCCATTAGAAAACGTGCTGAAAGCGGCTGAAAGATTTTTAGAAGCCGGCTGTACTGAAATCACTCTGGCTGATACAACAGGTATGGCCAATCCTGTTCAGGTCCAAAAAGTGGCAGAAACATTCTTTGATACTTTTGGAATGGATCTTTCGCTTGGACTTCACTTCCATAATACGCGCGGTTTGGGACTGGCTAATGTATTGGCGGGATATCATGCGGGTGTCCGCCGCTTTGATTCATCCATCGCCGGATTAGGCGGATGCCCATTCGCACCAAAAGCAGTCGGGAATGTTTGTACAGAAGATATGATCAATATGTTCCACGGTATGGGTGCGGATACTGGGACAGATCTTCCTGTTGTACTGGAAACAGCCAAGTGGATGGAAACAGTGATGGAACGGCCGCTGGATGGGATGTTAATGAAAGCAGGAATAGCTTAA
- a CDS encoding methyl-accepting chemotaxis protein: MSQLNYILRTLFVIIPTVLIISIAVCVGNGLEGSAFWMTIGFIVILGTLAGILSAFMNYRKFIAPISKINAYIEELAEGNMSSRLDEKSVGQLGSIAAALNHTASAWQDVLNKVVLASDEVTHYAQQLSSGAQQTNMATSHIAEVIEEIAAGADNQVHGVGTASNVIMQMSEALTQVAANSEQVTEQINDSLEKANHGDASISTAGCQMNSIHVNVQDLSKVVKGLGQRSQEIGKIIEVITGIAAQTNLLALNAAIEAARAGEQGKGFAVVANEVRNLAEKSAESTLQISQLISKIQEETHQVVQTMDTVNHEVTEGMEVMKGAGDSFKQIRQSVSMVTNQMQEVASAIQQMSVGSRQMVQSMDEITHVANESAMATQSVLASTEEQAASMEEISLSADQLTGMAEDLKELISRFK; encoded by the coding sequence ATGAGCCAGCTTAACTATATTCTCCGTACTTTATTCGTCATTATTCCTACTGTATTGATCATCAGCATTGCAGTATGTGTTGGTAACGGGCTTGAAGGCAGTGCTTTTTGGATGACCATCGGGTTTATTGTCATCCTTGGAACACTGGCGGGAATATTATCCGCATTTATGAACTACCGCAAGTTTATTGCACCTATCAGCAAAATTAATGCCTACATTGAAGAACTTGCAGAAGGAAACATGTCCTCAAGACTGGACGAGAAATCTGTTGGCCAGCTTGGGTCCATTGCTGCGGCATTGAATCATACAGCCTCCGCCTGGCAGGATGTGCTCAATAAAGTGGTTCTGGCTTCGGACGAAGTCACACATTATGCCCAGCAGCTATCATCCGGCGCACAGCAGACAAATATGGCAACAAGCCACATTGCTGAGGTGATTGAAGAGATTGCTGCAGGCGCCGATAATCAGGTCCACGGTGTTGGAACGGCCTCCAATGTGATTATGCAGATGTCTGAAGCACTGACACAGGTGGCGGCTAATTCAGAACAGGTTACAGAACAGATCAATGATTCACTGGAAAAAGCAAATCATGGCGATGCATCCATTTCAACAGCAGGCTGCCAGATGAATTCCATTCATGTGAATGTTCAGGACTTATCCAAGGTGGTAAAAGGTCTTGGCCAGCGTTCACAGGAGATCGGAAAGATTATCGAAGTAATTACCGGAATTGCTGCTCAAACGAATCTTCTGGCATTGAATGCTGCCATTGAAGCGGCCCGGGCAGGAGAACAGGGCAAGGGCTTTGCCGTTGTAGCGAACGAGGTCCGAAATCTCGCTGAAAAATCGGCGGAATCCACTCTGCAAATCAGCCAGCTGATCTCAAAAATCCAGGAAGAAACCCATCAGGTTGTCCAAACCATGGATACGGTCAATCATGAAGTAACAGAGGGCATGGAAGTCATGAAGGGTGCAGGGGATTCCTTCAAACAAATCCGCCAGTCTGTCAGCATGGTGACCAATCAAATGCAGGAAGTCGCTTCAGCCATTCAGCAAATGTCTGTCGGTTCCAGGCAAATGGTCCAGTCCATGGATGAGATAACCCATGTGGCAAATGAATCCGCCATGGCTACACAAAGTGTACTGGCATCAACTGAAGAACAAGCTGCATCCATGGAGGAAATATCCCTTTCCGCTGACCAGCTTACGGGTATGGCGGAAGATTTGAAAGAGTTGATCAGCAGGTTTAAGTAA
- a CDS encoding MFS transporter, whose translation MDKRIYLLAIISFVVGMVELIIGGLLDLVASDLGVSLGQAGLLITVFSLAFAIAAPVLLTMTVKMERSRLMMISLAVFLAGNIVAVFSPFYGVLLVGRILAAASGSLLIALCMTMASYIVSEEFRARAIGIVFMGISASLVLGVPIGLMLGNAFGWRAPFVLISALTLLSMAGVYFFLGKVAPKPAVPIGVQLKTLKSRKIALIQITSFLLMTGHLAFYGYLTPFLKMNMGLDGNWVSIVYMIFGIAAVIGGGLGGHLADRFGAKSVILTLVAMFGITLFALPFAAFSLPVFLFTVVIWSMLSWAVTPAIHSYLIEVTPETSDIQQTLNNSAVHMGMAFGSMIGGIMIETTSVEYNAAAGSIFIIIALGTAALSMAKKETRTAAAE comes from the coding sequence TTGGATAAACGCATCTACTTATTGGCAATCATATCATTTGTCGTTGGAATGGTGGAATTGATTATAGGCGGTCTGCTGGATCTTGTCGCTTCAGATCTGGGTGTCAGCTTGGGGCAGGCGGGCCTGTTAATTACGGTATTTTCGCTTGCCTTTGCTATCGCAGCACCTGTCCTGCTCACAATGACAGTTAAAATGGAACGCAGCCGTTTAATGATGATATCATTGGCTGTATTTTTGGCCGGGAACATTGTGGCTGTATTCAGTCCGTTTTACGGTGTTTTATTAGTCGGCCGAATTCTGGCGGCAGCAAGCGGCTCACTGCTTATTGCCTTGTGCATGACAATGGCATCATACATCGTTTCAGAAGAATTTCGTGCACGTGCGATCGGAATCGTGTTTATGGGAATTAGTGCATCCCTTGTACTTGGTGTTCCCATTGGATTAATGCTTGGAAATGCTTTTGGCTGGCGGGCCCCATTTGTACTGATATCAGCACTTACACTTTTATCAATGGCCGGGGTTTACTTCTTTCTTGGAAAGGTTGCTCCAAAGCCTGCTGTGCCGATTGGCGTACAGCTTAAAACGCTGAAAAGCAGGAAAATAGCGCTCATACAGATAACATCCTTTTTACTAATGACAGGCCACTTAGCTTTTTACGGATACCTGACACCTTTCCTGAAAATGAATATGGGTCTGGATGGAAACTGGGTCAGTATTGTCTACATGATTTTCGGGATTGCGGCGGTAATCGGTGGCGGCCTTGGCGGCCACCTGGCAGACCGTTTCGGTGCAAAATCGGTTATTTTAACGCTCGTTGCCATGTTCGGAATTACGCTTTTTGCCTTGCCGTTTGCAGCTTTTTCCCTGCCGGTATTCCTTTTCACAGTAGTCATTTGGAGTATGCTCAGCTGGGCAGTCACACCGGCCATACACAGCTACTTAATTGAAGTAACACCGGAAACTTCGGATATTCAGCAGACATTGAACAATTCTGCAGTTCACATGGGAATGGCATTCGGCAGCATGATCGGCGGAATCATGATTGAGACAACCTCCGTTGAATACAACGCAGCTGCAGGAAGTATTTTTATCATTATTGCTCTTGGCACAGCAGCTCTTTCCATGGCGAAAAAAGAGACAAGGACTGCTGCAGCAGAATAA
- a CDS encoding DUF1646 family protein, translating to MIYLLVVIFIIVLVMPFLSEFVEKNLEMFLFVMGLSAALASGVLNSGLFVQAAQEPVKITLAVFIAGLLFKWFQANLEKSILSVSRRMPFRLFAALMVIFLGLISSVITAIIAALVLVLIISALRLDRTSEVRLTVLACFSIGLGAALTPIGEPLSTIAISKMKEDFFFLMDLVGPQIIIALVFFGIMAAIAVKPPSSGKASFTKKPASENYEEIFVRALKIYFFVMGLTMLGAGFEPLINHFLIGLNPLLLYWINMISAVLDNATLAAAEISPSMDHFTVQSILLGLLISGGMLIPGNIPNIIAAGKLQITSKEWAVFGVPFGLVTMIGYFVLILFSGN from the coding sequence ATGATTTATTTATTAGTGGTTATTTTCATAATTGTTCTTGTCATGCCGTTTCTATCTGAGTTTGTGGAAAAAAATCTGGAGATGTTTTTATTTGTAATGGGGCTTTCCGCAGCACTCGCTAGCGGAGTTCTAAACAGCGGTCTTTTTGTACAAGCGGCACAGGAGCCTGTAAAAATTACACTCGCTGTCTTTATTGCGGGCCTCTTGTTTAAGTGGTTTCAGGCAAATCTGGAAAAAAGCATCCTTTCAGTAAGCCGGCGCATGCCGTTTCGATTATTTGCAGCATTGATGGTCATTTTCCTGGGATTAATTTCAAGTGTTATTACCGCTATTATTGCTGCACTGGTTCTTGTGTTAATTATTAGTGCCCTAAGGCTTGATAGAACCTCAGAAGTCAGGCTGACAGTACTCGCCTGTTTCTCGATTGGCCTTGGCGCAGCACTGACGCCAATTGGCGAACCGCTTTCCACCATTGCCATCAGTAAAATGAAAGAAGACTTTTTCTTTTTGATGGATTTGGTTGGACCGCAAATTATTATTGCCCTCGTGTTTTTCGGCATCATGGCAGCGATAGCTGTTAAACCGCCTAGTTCTGGCAAAGCTTCCTTTACCAAAAAGCCTGCCAGTGAAAACTATGAAGAAATCTTTGTCAGGGCTTTGAAGATTTACTTTTTTGTCATGGGCCTGACGATGCTTGGGGCCGGTTTTGAACCGCTGATTAATCACTTTTTAATCGGTTTAAATCCGCTTCTGTTATATTGGATCAATATGATTTCTGCTGTACTTGACAATGCTACCCTTGCTGCAGCTGAAATCAGTCCATCTATGGACCATTTCACCGTTCAATCGATTCTTCTGGGACTCCTGATCAGCGGCGGAATGCTGATCCCCGGAAATATTCCCAATATTATTGCTGCCGGTAAACTGCAGATAACGAGTAAAGAGTGGGCCGTATTCGGAGTGCCTTTTGGATTGGTCACGATGATAGGATATTTTGTGCTTATTTTATTCAGTGGGAATTAA
- a CDS encoding glycerate kinase — MKIVIAPDSFKESLSALEAANAIERGFKSIFPDAQYKKMPMADGGEGTVQSLVDATYGRMIECTVTGPLGEPVQAFFGLMGDGKTAVIEMAAASGLHLVPPEKRNPLLTSTRGTGELITAAADTGVQHIIIGIGGSATNDAGAGMIQALGGKLYGKTGREIGPGGVALAELSAIDMSNLDPRLRDIHIEVACDVDNPLTGPKGASAIFGPQKGATQEMVQLLDRNLGHFADIVEHALGKPFRDIEGAGAAGGIGGSLLAFLNADLKRGIDIVLDAVNFEEEVKGADLVITGEGRIDSQTIYGKTPIGVAKAAKKHGIPVFGLAGSLSDDSHIVHDHGIDALFSIVPGVITLPDAFEKAALHMERTARNIAAIIKMNRI; from the coding sequence ATGAAAATAGTTATTGCGCCGGATTCTTTTAAGGAGAGTTTATCGGCACTAGAGGCAGCGAATGCCATTGAACGAGGGTTTAAATCAATTTTTCCAGATGCTCAATATAAAAAAATGCCGATGGCTGACGGAGGAGAGGGAACGGTCCAATCGCTTGTAGATGCAACATACGGAAGAATGATTGAGTGTACTGTCACGGGTCCGCTGGGAGAACCGGTACAGGCATTCTTTGGCTTAATGGGGGATGGAAAGACAGCTGTCATTGAAATGGCCGCTGCATCCGGCTTGCATCTGGTTCCTCCAGAAAAACGGAACCCCTTACTCACTTCAACGAGGGGAACAGGTGAATTAATCACTGCCGCAGCGGACACAGGAGTTCAGCACATCATAATTGGTATCGGAGGAAGTGCGACAAATGATGCGGGAGCGGGAATGATACAGGCATTAGGCGGAAAGCTTTATGGTAAAACGGGCAGGGAAATCGGTCCGGGCGGAGTGGCGCTTGCTGAGCTTTCAGCCATCGACATGTCAAACCTCGACCCACGGCTTCGGGACATCCATATTGAAGTAGCATGCGATGTTGATAACCCATTAACTGGTCCAAAAGGTGCTTCCGCTATCTTTGGGCCGCAAAAAGGGGCGACACAAGAAATGGTACAGCTGCTGGATCGGAATCTGGGCCATTTTGCAGATATTGTTGAACATGCACTCGGCAAACCATTTCGCGATATAGAGGGGGCAGGTGCGGCCGGAGGGATAGGCGGAAGTCTGCTTGCATTCTTAAATGCTGACTTAAAAAGAGGAATTGATATTGTCCTTGACGCGGTTAACTTTGAGGAGGAAGTAAAAGGTGCTGACCTTGTCATTACAGGCGAAGGCAGGATTGACAGCCAGACGATTTATGGAAAAACGCCAATTGGGGTGGCAAAAGCGGCAAAGAAGCACGGAATACCCGTATTCGGTCTTGCAGGTTCCTTATCAGACGACAGCCATATCGTCCATGACCACGGTATTGATGCACTTTTCAGCATAGTTCCTGGCGTGATAACCCTTCCGGATGCTTTTGAGAAAGCAGCACTTCATATGGAAAGAACAGCGAGGAACATAGCGGCCATTATAAAAATGAATAGGATATGA
- a CDS encoding CdaR family transcriptional regulator, translated as MHFLSYELAQEIVERTMKILNKNINVMNEEGIIIGSGEKERINQVHDGALLVLKKGKSVVIDEKSAAGLKGAKPGINLPIQFNNQIIGVVGITGEPEQIQNYAELVKMAAELVLEQSFLLERVQWKQRLQGEIVNLLISEEPLNEAWLEERAGFLGYDLKIPRTAIVLKLPEELGTENQKLINAIHFELGNQDLTGVTFNNEIVILKAGGQSEQISALKRIDSLSKRKAVIGIGNSSENMNGLKSSFRHARQLTELGPRIQPDAGFYSYDKYWLEAEICTLGLKDTEAISFYDRLMEQDKKGELAHTLDVFMKEGGDLGKIADHLFIHRNTLRYRLDKITEITGRDPRNVKMMLELYVAKLFKSRQ; from the coding sequence GTGCACTTTTTATCCTATGAACTCGCTCAGGAAATAGTGGAGCGTACGATGAAAATTCTTAATAAAAATATAAATGTTATGAATGAGGAAGGCATTATAATCGGATCAGGTGAGAAGGAAAGGATCAACCAGGTTCATGACGGCGCTTTATTGGTCCTTAAAAAAGGCAAAAGTGTGGTAATTGATGAAAAAAGTGCTGCCGGACTGAAAGGAGCCAAGCCGGGAATCAATTTGCCCATCCAGTTTAACAATCAAATTATTGGTGTAGTCGGCATCACGGGGGAACCTGAGCAAATCCAGAATTATGCAGAGCTTGTTAAAATGGCAGCAGAACTCGTTCTGGAGCAGTCTTTTTTGCTGGAAAGAGTACAGTGGAAGCAGCGTCTCCAGGGCGAGATTGTAAACCTGCTTATTTCTGAAGAACCTTTAAATGAAGCCTGGCTGGAAGAGAGGGCCGGGTTTTTGGGATACGATCTTAAAATTCCGCGGACAGCCATTGTACTGAAGCTGCCGGAAGAGCTGGGTACTGAGAATCAAAAGCTTATTAATGCCATTCATTTTGAGTTAGGAAACCAGGATTTAACAGGGGTAACGTTCAACAATGAAATTGTAATTTTAAAGGCAGGGGGACAGTCTGAACAGATCTCAGCTTTAAAGAGGATTGACAGCCTTTCAAAGAGGAAAGCGGTTATTGGGATAGGGAATTCTTCAGAAAACATGAACGGCTTAAAATCGTCTTTTCGGCATGCACGGCAGCTTACTGAACTTGGACCCAGGATTCAGCCCGACGCAGGCTTTTACAGTTATGATAAATACTGGCTCGAAGCTGAGATATGCACGCTTGGACTAAAGGACACTGAGGCAATTTCTTTCTATGACCGGCTCATGGAGCAGGATAAAAAAGGGGAGCTGGCACATACTCTTGATGTTTTTATGAAAGAAGGAGGGGATCTTGGCAAAATAGCAGACCACTTATTTATCCACCGCAATACTCTGAGATACCGCCTGGATAAGATAACAGAAATAACTGGAAGAGACCCGCGGAATGTGAAGATGATGCTTGAACTATATGTAGCGAAATTATTCAAATCGCGTCAATGA